A single window of Chitinophagaceae bacterium DNA harbors:
- a CDS encoding phage Gp37/Gp68 family protein: MAQSSIEWTEMTWNPTTGCDKISAGCKFCYAEVLSKRLQAMGVEKYKNNFEITIHEDELQTPYTWKKPKIVFVNSMSDLFHKDVPIEFIKKVFKVMKDNPQHVFQVLTKRADILRYYDSEGWLEWTHNIWMGVSVENSKATKRIDLLCETGARVKFLSCEPLIEAIPNMNLKGIDWVIVGGESGRKPRPMKEEWVTDIKNQCLEVDVAFFFKQWGGTNKKKTGRLLEGKTWDQMPEIQLHKNMLDKKSERTINKISLDW, from the coding sequence ATGGCACAATCAAGTATAGAATGGACTGAAATGACTTGGAATCCAACCACAGGCTGCGACAAGATTTCGGCAGGATGTAAGTTCTGTTATGCAGAGGTTCTGTCCAAGCGTTTACAGGCAATGGGAGTTGAGAAATACAAAAACAATTTTGAAATAACAATTCACGAAGACGAATTACAAACACCATATACTTGGAAAAAACCAAAAATTGTTTTTGTGAACTCTATGAGCGACCTGTTTCACAAAGACGTTCCCATTGAATTTATTAAAAAGGTATTTAAAGTTATGAAAGACAATCCACAACACGTTTTTCAGGTTTTGACAAAGAGAGCAGATATTTTGAGATACTATGACAGTGAAGGTTGGTTAGAGTGGACACATAATATTTGGATGGGTGTTTCGGTAGAAAATAGTAAAGCTACAAAAAGAATTGACCTACTTTGTGAGACAGGGGCAAGAGTTAAATTTCTTTCTTGTGAGCCATTAATTGAAGCTATTCCAAATATGAACTTGAAAGGAATAGATTGGGTAATTGTAGGTGGAGAAAGTGGCAGAAAACCCAGACCAATGAAAGAAGAATGGGTGACAGACATTAAAAATCAATGTTTAGAAGTAGATGTTGCATTTTTCTTCAAACAATGGGGTGGCACAAACAAGAAAAAAACAGGACGACTTTTGGAAGGAAAAACTTGGGACCAAATGCCTGAAATACAGCTTCATAAAAATATGTTAGACAAAAAATCCGAACGCACAATAAATAAAATTTCTTTGGATTGGTGA
- the tcmP gene encoding three-Cys-motif partner protein TcmP, with product MNTFGGDWTETKIEILVEYATAYLKIMNKRAKEYKWQLLYFDGFAGSGYITKKKQISIVGAAKRILEIEKPISFDEFYFVEKDDRNANYLEEATKKLYPDKKVHIVKEDCNDKIVSMSKFLTTPEGKKYKILAYIDPCGMQLHWNSLQTLQERSVDVWILVPTGMGVNRLLKNDSNISDALVSKLEVFLGMKKDEILNYFYKETVENTLFGEEKVVLKENQAIEKSAILYKERLLSLFQFVSEPYILKNKVNSIMFHFFMASNNETAVKIANEIITKYNKQQ from the coding sequence ATGAATACATTTGGAGGAGATTGGACAGAAACAAAAATAGAAATACTTGTTGAGTACGCGACAGCATATTTAAAAATTATGAACAAGCGCGCTAAAGAGTATAAATGGCAACTTTTGTATTTTGATGGCTTTGCAGGTTCTGGATATATAACAAAAAAAAAACAAATAAGTATAGTAGGAGCTGCAAAACGTATTTTAGAGATAGAAAAACCCATATCTTTCGATGAATTTTATTTTGTTGAAAAAGATGATAGAAACGCTAATTATTTAGAAGAAGCTACAAAAAAACTTTACCCTGACAAAAAAGTTCACATTGTAAAAGAAGATTGTAATGATAAAATTGTGTCTATGAGCAAATTCTTGACGACTCCCGAAGGGAAAAAATATAAAATATTAGCATATATTGACCCTTGCGGAATGCAGTTACATTGGAATTCATTGCAAACCTTACAAGAACGTTCTGTTGATGTTTGGATTTTAGTTCCAACAGGAATGGGAGTTAATAGATTACTGAAAAATGATTCAAATATTTCTGATGCTTTGGTATCAAAACTTGAAGTTTTTTTAGGTATGAAAAAAGATGAAATACTTAATTATTTCTACAAAGAAACGGTTGAAAACACTTTGTTTGGGGAAGAAAAAGTTGTTTTAAAAGAAAACCAAGCAATTGAAAAATCTGCAATTCTTTATAAAGAAAGACTACTAAGTTTGTTTCAGTTTGTATCAGAACCTTACATTTTAAAAAATAAAGTTAACTCCATTATGTTTCATTTTTTTATGGCTTCAAACAATGAAACAGCAGTGAAAATAGCAAATGAAATTATAACAAAGTATAATAAACAACAGTAA